Proteins from a single region of Lepus europaeus isolate LE1 chromosome 4, mLepTim1.pri, whole genome shotgun sequence:
- the TSPYL5 gene encoding testis-specific Y-encoded-like protein 5 produces the protein MSGRSRGRKSSRAKNRGKGRGKGRGRPAPDDAPRDPDPPQCQRLGDDAEAAQVQAGAGWGGLETAAPAPPLRPAEEAACGLPLDCGLALRARAAGDRGLAATRPASGQTLSLSDRLAADTVFVGTAGTVAKPRNAPRVGNRRVPTGKKASETCSVVGRGPQAVAGGKPKKGAAAECAPAPVGEERRVEKEPGSGPAATDGSMDTLETVQLKLETMNAQADRAYLRLSRKFGQLRLHHLERRNLLIQNIPGFWGQAFQNHPQLSSFLNNQDKEVLSYLNSLEVEELGLARLGYKIKFYFGRNPYFQNKVLIKEYGCGPSGQVISRSTPIQWLPGHDLQPVSQGNPENNRSFFGWFSNHSSIESDKIVEIINEELWPNPLQYYLMSEGARGEKGREVRPSPTKQPGETPEPGVKQSN, from the coding sequence ATGAGCGGCCGAAGCCGGGGTCGAAAGTCCTCCCGCGCCAAAAACCGGGGCAAAGGCCGCGGCAAGGGCCGAGGCCGCCCTGCTCCCGACGACGCCCCCCGCGACCCGGACCCCCCGCAGTGCCAGCGGCTCGGGGACGACGCCGAGGCGGCACAGGTGCAGGCTGGCGCGGGTTGGGGTGGCCTGGAAACCGCTGCGCCCGCGCCGCCCCTCAGGCCGGCGGAGGAGGCCGCCTGTGGGCTCCCCCTGGACTGTGGCCTCGCGCTCCGGGCCCGAGCCGCGGGGGACCGCGGGCTGGCCGCTACCAGGCCGGCCTCCGGGCAGACTCTGTCTTTATCAGACCGCCTGGCAGCAGACACGGTCTTTGTGGGAACCGCGGGAACGGTGGCAAAGCCAAGAAACGCCCCCCGCGTTGGAAACCGGCGTGTCCCTACCGGGAAGAAGGCCTCAGAGACCTGTAGTGTCGTGGGCCGGGGGCCGCAGGCCGTAGCCGGCGGGAAGCCGAAGAAAGGTGCGGCCGCGGAGTGTGCCCCCGCGCCCGTGGGCGAGGAGAGGAGAGTGGAGAAGGAGCCGGGGTCGGGGCCCGCGGCCACCGACGGCAGCATGGATACGCTGGAGACCGTGCAGCTGAAGCTGGAGACCATGAACGCGCAGGCGGACAGGGCCTACCTCCGCCTCTCGCGCAAGTTCGGGCAGTTGCGGCTGCACCACCTGGAGCGCAGGAACCTCCTCATCCAGAATATTCCCGGCTTCTGGGGTCAGGCGTTTCAGAACCACCCGCAGCTTTCCTCCTTCCTGAACAACCAAGATAAAGAAGTACTCAGTTACTTGAATAgcttggaagtggaagagctgggtctCGCCAGATTGGGCTACAAAATCAAGTTCTACTTCGGCCGCAACCCGTATTTCCAAAATAAGGTGCTCATCAAAGAATACGGGTGTGGCCCTTCGGGTCAAGTGATATCTCGTTCTACTCCAATCCAGTGGCTCCCAGGGCATGACCTCCAGCCCGTAAGCCAGGGAAACCCGGAAAACAACCGTAGTTTCTTTGGGTGGTTTTCCAACCACAGCTCCATTGAGTCTGACAAGATTGTTGAGATAATCAACGAGGAACTGTGGCCCAACCCCCTGCAGTACTACCTTATGAGTGAAGGGGCCCgcggagagaaaggaagggaggtcAGGCCAAGTCCCACAAAGCAGCCAGGCGAGACCCCTGAGCCTGGGGTGAAACAGTCCAATTGA